Proteins found in one Mycobacteriales bacterium genomic segment:
- a CDS encoding DUF4097 family beta strand repeat-containing protein yields the protein MRTHRYDTPGPVDLQVTIKSGRVHVETWDGADTVVDLDSSDDALVEEVNVDCEPFGDGYRVVVRVPRMEDRNFLRIFSRSSLDVHVHVPHQARAEVTTASGDVRLNGSYREVQASTASGDVEVDDVTGLASIATASGDISVHSVAGRTDIRAASADVHCGRMEGGGEVKTASGDVRIDAAAERIAVTTGSGDISVGESDSCKLRSASGDLSLSAIREGVADLKTASGDIDVAVVTGAVVAVDAESVSGDLTSEIELSLSEPSTAGGDETDREIELILRTVNGDIQVRRTRARAGS from the coding sequence TTGAGAACACATCGCTACGACACCCCCGGCCCGGTAGACCTGCAGGTCACCATCAAATCGGGCCGCGTGCATGTCGAAACCTGGGACGGCGCCGACACGGTCGTTGACCTTGACAGCTCCGACGACGCCCTCGTCGAAGAGGTGAACGTCGACTGCGAGCCCTTCGGTGACGGCTATCGCGTGGTGGTCCGCGTGCCGCGGATGGAGGACCGCAACTTCCTGCGGATCTTCTCCCGCAGCTCGCTCGACGTTCACGTCCACGTGCCCCACCAGGCCCGAGCCGAAGTGACGACCGCCAGTGGGGACGTCCGACTGAACGGGAGCTATCGCGAGGTCCAGGCCTCGACCGCGTCCGGCGATGTCGAGGTGGATGACGTGACCGGGCTCGCCTCCATCGCGACCGCGAGTGGCGACATCAGCGTCCACTCGGTGGCCGGTCGTACCGACATCCGGGCCGCTTCGGCCGACGTGCATTGTGGGCGGATGGAGGGTGGCGGCGAGGTGAAGACCGCTTCCGGCGACGTGCGGATCGACGCCGCCGCCGAGCGGATCGCGGTGACCACCGGATCCGGTGACATCTCCGTCGGCGAGTCGGACAGCTGCAAGCTTCGCAGCGCCTCGGGAGACCTGAGCCTCAGCGCGATCCGGGAAGGCGTGGCCGACCTCAAGACGGCGTCGGGCGACATCGATGTCGCCGTCGTAACGGGTGCGGTGGTGGCGGTGGACGCGGAGAGCGTGAGCGGCGACCTCACCTCGGAGATCGAGCTGTCGCTCAGCGAACCCTCGACCGCTGGCGGCGACGAGACCGATCGGGAGATCGAACTGATCCTGCGAACCGTCAACGGCGACATCCAGGTCCGTCGCACCCGGGCGCGTGCAGGCAGCTGA
- a CDS encoding toxin-antitoxin system HicB family antitoxin, which produces MELSSLAELIGGDITALGRLGDETTADAAVRIVSALGGPINARLLEVLSQVAAEVDTQGQPAHVELRVVGSDARLVLISEAGGEEPAAAAPADGDTDARITLRLPAALKTAIEAAAAAEGVSVNSYIVRRLSTQPSQSTRPQQYGRRRMTGYGRS; this is translated from the coding sequence ATGGAGCTGTCGTCGCTCGCCGAGCTGATCGGCGGTGACATCACCGCCCTCGGCCGGCTTGGCGATGAGACAACCGCGGACGCCGCGGTGCGGATCGTGAGCGCCCTCGGCGGCCCGATCAACGCTCGGCTGCTCGAGGTGCTGAGCCAGGTCGCCGCCGAGGTCGACACCCAGGGCCAGCCGGCTCACGTCGAGCTCCGGGTGGTCGGCAGTGACGCGCGGCTGGTGCTGATCTCCGAGGCCGGCGGCGAGGAACCGGCCGCCGCAGCGCCCGCCGACGGCGACACCGACGCCCGCATCACCCTCCGGCTGCCCGCCGCACTCAAGACCGCAATCGAGGCGGCTGCGGCGGCGGAGGGGGTGTCGGTCAACAGCTACATCGTCCGACGGTTGAGCACCCAACCCAGTCAATCCACGCGACCGCAGCAATACGGTCGCCGCCGCATGACCGGCTACGGCCGCAGCTGA